From one Erinaceus europaeus chromosome 4, mEriEur2.1, whole genome shotgun sequence genomic stretch:
- the LOC132538113 gene encoding uncharacterized LOC128031835 homolog has product MAAVRRARSYCRCLVRFSDRELC; this is encoded by the coding sequence ATGGCTGCCGTGCGCCGGGCCCGCAGTTACTGCCGCTGTCTGGTGCGCTTCTCCGACCGAGAACTCTGCTAA
- the FBXO9 gene encoding F-box only protein 9 — translation MAEAEEDCHSDTVRAGDDENESPAETDLQAQLQMFRAQWMFELTPGVSSSNLETRPCRAAKGSVLKAADLKGKQELAKEEKARELFLKAVEEEQNGALYEAIKFYRRAMQLVPDIEFKITYTRSPDGDGVGNNYIEDDDDDDDNKMADLLSYFQQQLTFQESVLKLCQPELESSQTHISVLPMEVLMYIFRWVVSSDLDLRSLEQLSQVCRGFYICARDPEIWRLACLKVWGRSCIKLVPYTSWREMFLERPRVRFDGVYISKTTYIRQGEQSLDGFYRAWHQVEYYRYIRFFPDGHVMMLTTPEEPQSIVPRLRTRNTRTDAILLGHYRLSQDTDNQTKVFAVITKKKEEKPLDYKYRYFRRVPVQEADQSFHVGLQLCSSGHQRFNKLIWIHHSCHITYKSSGETAVTAFEIDKMYTPLFFARVRSYTAFSERPL, via the exons ATG GCAGAAGCTGAGGAAGATTGTCATTCTGATACTGTCAGAGCAGGAGATGATGAAAATGAAAGCCCtgctgaaacagatctgcag GCACAACTCCAGATGTTCCGAGCTCAATGGATGTTTGAACTTACTCCAGGTGTAAGCTCTAGCAATTTAGAGACTCGACCTTGCAGAGCAGCAAAGGGTTCTGTACTAAAAGCAGCAGACTTGAAAGGAAAGCAAGAACTGGCCAAAGAAGAAAA G GCCCGAGAACTCTTCCTAAAAGCAGTGGAAGAAGAACAAAATGGAGCTCTCTATGAAG ccATCAAGTTTTATCGTAGGGCTATGCAGCTTGTACCCGATATAGAGTTCAAGATTACTTATACCCGGTCTCCAGATGGTGATGGCGTTGGAAACAACTA CattgaagatgatgatgatgatgatgacaacaagatGGCAGACCTCTTGTCCTACTTCCAGCAGCAGCTCACATTTCAGGAGTCTGTGCTTAAATTGTGTCAGCCTGAACTTGAGAGCAGTCAGACTCACATATCAG TTCTACCAATGGAGGTCTTAATGTACATCTTCCGGTGGGTGGTATCCAGTGACTTGGACCTCAGATCATTAGAGCAGCTGTCACAGGTGTGCAGAGGATTCTATATATGTGCCAG AGACCCTGAAATATGGCGTTTGGCTTGCTTGAAAGTTTGGGGCAGAAGCTGTATTAAACTTGTGCCATACACGTCCTGGAGAGAAATGTTTTTAGAAAGGCCACGTGTTCGGTTTGATG gAGTGTACATCAGTAAAACCACATATATTCGTCAAGGGGAACAGTCTCTTGATGGCTTCTATAGAGCCTGGCATCAAGTGGAATATTACAG GTACATAAGATTCTTTCCTGACGGCCATGTGATGATGTTGACCACCCCTGAGGAGCCTCAGTCCATTGTTCCTCGTTTAAGAACTAGGAATACCAG aactGATGCAATTCTACTGGGTCACTATCGCTTGTCACAAGATACAGACAATCAGACCAAAGTATTTGCTGTGATaactaagaaaaaagaagaa AAACCACTTGACTACAAATACAGATATTTTCGCCGAGTCCCTGTACAAGAAGCAGATCAGAGCTTCCATGTGGGGCTACAGCTGTGTTCCAGTGGCCATCAGAGGTTCAACAAGCTCATCTGGATACACCATTCTTGTCACATTACTTATAA GTCATCTGGTGAGACTGCAGTTACTGCATTTGAAATTGACAAGATGTATACCCCCTTGTTCTTCGCCAGAGTGAGGAGCTACACTGCTTTCTCAGAAAGGCCTTTGTAG